From Cohaesibacter gelatinilyticus, the proteins below share one genomic window:
- a CDS encoding transcriptional regulator encodes MALIPHQGLNMVSISKTKAAKRLAAVQKSKKAALSETEEEALKVRENMARLKALRLAKEAADQAIDPAKKSK; translated from the coding sequence GTGGCCTTGATCCCGCACCAAGGATTGAACATGGTCAGCATTTCAAAAACCAAGGCAGCCAAGCGCTTGGCTGCGGTCCAGAAGTCTAAAAAAGCGGCGCTTAGTGAAACAGAAGAAGAGGCGTTGAAGGTTAGAGAAAATATGGCCCGTCTCAAAGCTTTACGCCTTGCAAAAGAAGCGGCGGATCAAGCGATTGATCCTGCAAAGAAATCCAAATAG
- a CDS encoding cold-shock protein, with protein sequence MTTGTVKFFNPSKGFGFIEPNDGTKDAFVHISAVEEAGLSSLDEGMKVSYDLQEGRNGKVSAANLKLVD encoded by the coding sequence ATGACTACTGGCACCGTTAAATTTTTCAATCCTTCAAAAGGCTTTGGTTTCATTGAACCCAACGATGGCACCAAAGATGCATTCGTTCATATTTCTGCAGTAGAAGAAGCTGGTCTTTCCAGCCTCGATGAAGGCATGAAAGTCTCCTATGACTTGCAAGAGGGGCGGAACGGTAAAGTTTCAGCTGCGAATCTGAAGCTGGTTGATTAA
- a CDS encoding GNAT family N-acetyltransferase produces the protein MDLSEITMGEMIIRVPIPDDEAAIAVIDAQGLASGHASFRDQTHDWRSFQKSFMTGRALALIAEDEKGVAAWAGVSVISTRAVYQGVGEVSIYVANDRQGCGTGRRLLEAMIQHSEEAGYWTLIAQIFPENETSLKLHAALGFEVLGTRRKLGKMTYGPMADQWRDVVMMERRSAIVG, from the coding sequence ATGGACCTGAGTGAGATCACAATGGGCGAGATGATAATCCGGGTGCCGATCCCTGATGATGAAGCAGCCATTGCAGTTATTGACGCGCAAGGGCTGGCGAGTGGTCATGCCTCATTCCGCGATCAAACCCATGACTGGCGGAGCTTTCAAAAGAGCTTCATGACAGGACGGGCTTTGGCGCTGATTGCAGAAGATGAAAAGGGCGTTGCTGCCTGGGCCGGGGTGAGCGTCATCTCAACTCGCGCTGTCTATCAGGGTGTTGGCGAGGTCTCGATCTATGTCGCCAATGATCGGCAAGGCTGTGGCACTGGCCGTCGGCTTTTGGAAGCGATGATCCAACATTCCGAAGAAGCTGGTTACTGGACCTTGATTGCACAGATTTTCCCTGAGAATGAGACCAGCCTGAAACTGCATGCGGCACTTGGCTTTGAGGTGCTCGGCACCCGTCGCAAGCTTGGAAAAATGACTTATGGCCCGATGGCTGACCAATGGCGCGATGTGGTGATGATGGAACGGCGAAGCGCGATTGTGGGCTGA
- a CDS encoding permease, with product MSDYQASIPASAGFKRYVPDLPLVIWMVLLTLLLGLMGGLPAVDLIAGFNQGFGRALGEFALILLPSFTLAAALSRQNLGSDAAGRTAAMASPIAGAGMICPDTAYAALSPVAGRYKLDLAFGAYAGFKLLYPAGPLIVAAGLGIGTIQVEPVLLLAIGVGLTLPVWLVGVLWGRWMAGDGAVSQTEQSISSGNLFLSFAPFALMACLLLLGGIVGKTGIGVLDFLLMPKGALLAAALLSLLQVAPDQRRDCLDSAVRRTGSLLLVIGAASAFGSVLTGMVALDQIVPAGSGLLTLLALFALTILFKLAQGSSMATFAAIAPVAAPIVAVSGVNPIAAIFAICLGSFVAILPNDSYYWLVRRDALAEQEEGRAIWILSGGAILQAAIGMVLLLAGVMIWT from the coding sequence ATGAGTGACTATCAAGCAAGCATACCCGCCAGTGCAGGGTTCAAACGTTATGTGCCAGATTTGCCGCTGGTTATCTGGATGGTGCTTTTGACGCTTCTTTTGGGGCTTATGGGTGGATTGCCAGCAGTAGATCTGATTGCTGGCTTCAATCAAGGTTTTGGGCGGGCTCTTGGGGAGTTCGCTCTGATCCTGTTGCCGTCTTTCACGTTGGCTGCTGCTCTCTCTCGTCAGAATTTGGGCTCAGACGCCGCTGGCCGGACAGCAGCGATGGCATCGCCCATTGCAGGGGCGGGGATGATTTGTCCTGATACCGCTTATGCGGCGCTGTCCCCTGTGGCGGGGCGCTATAAACTGGACCTGGCCTTTGGCGCTTATGCAGGTTTCAAGCTGCTTTATCCTGCAGGTCCTCTGATTGTCGCTGCGGGATTGGGGATCGGCACAATACAGGTGGAACCGGTGCTTTTGTTGGCTATCGGTGTGGGACTGACATTACCCGTCTGGCTCGTGGGGGTGCTTTGGGGGCGTTGGATGGCAGGTGATGGGGCTGTGTCACAGACAGAGCAATCGATAAGCTCGGGCAACTTGTTTCTCAGCTTTGCGCCATTTGCACTGATGGCTTGCTTGCTGCTGCTTGGTGGTATTGTGGGAAAGACAGGTATTGGTGTGCTGGATTTTCTGCTGATGCCGAAAGGGGCGTTACTGGCGGCGGCGCTTCTCTCCTTGCTGCAGGTTGCGCCTGATCAGCGGCGGGATTGTCTGGATAGTGCCGTGCGCCGCACCGGATCGCTTTTGCTGGTGATTGGGGCAGCCAGTGCCTTTGGCTCTGTTCTGACCGGCATGGTGGCATTGGATCAGATTGTGCCTGCGGGCAGTGGCCTACTGACCCTTCTGGCTCTTTTTGCTTTGACCATCCTGTTCAAGCTGGCGCAGGGGTCGTCCATGGCGACCTTTGCTGCCATTGCGCCCGTCGCGGCGCCCATTGTGGCTGTGTCCGGTGTCAACCCAATCGCTGCCATCTTCGCTATATGCCTTGGTTCCTTTGTCGCGATCCTGCCCAATGACAGCTATTATTGGCTGGTGCGCCGGGATGCCTTGGCTGAGCAGGAAGAGGGGCGGGCGATCTGGATTCTCTCTGGTGGGGCCATCCTGCAAGCTGCTATAGGGATGGTGCTGTTGCTGGCAGGAGTGATGATATGGACCTGA
- a CDS encoding LysR substrate-binding domain-containing protein: MSSTHIKPPLRSLQVFEAAARCGTFTAAGEELGITQSGVSRQVSDLEAILGVDLFVRNGARLSVTPAGERLAIQLADAFARTWSAVADAKRSEQIVTLSMLPSVAARWFAPRLGSFMSHNPEIDLRITASRHLVNFTSDGVDAAIRYSPGPTGNLEVTKLGTETILPVCSPDYAQKHGLKTPEDMQHATLLCGDIPEDWPAWFKAAKCQQPPNMGPRLGDDAAILQAAVEHQGVALGRSLLVADDIAAGRLMAPFDISLDASYAYWFVRPKTSAPSEAMIAVKAWLIDQFCKM; the protein is encoded by the coding sequence ATGAGTTCAACTCATATAAAACCACCCCTACGGTCTTTGCAGGTTTTTGAAGCCGCAGCCCGTTGTGGCACCTTCACCGCAGCCGGAGAAGAACTTGGCATCACGCAAAGTGGCGTATCGCGACAAGTCTCCGATCTGGAGGCGATCCTGGGCGTGGATCTGTTTGTACGCAACGGGGCAAGACTGAGCGTAACCCCGGCAGGCGAGCGACTGGCCATACAATTGGCGGATGCCTTTGCCCGCACCTGGAGCGCGGTGGCCGATGCCAAACGCTCCGAGCAGATTGTCACCCTGTCCATGTTGCCATCTGTCGCCGCCCGCTGGTTCGCCCCAAGGCTGGGCTCTTTCATGAGTCACAATCCCGAGATCGACTTGCGCATCACCGCATCCCGCCATCTGGTGAATTTTACCAGCGACGGAGTGGACGCTGCCATTCGCTATAGCCCCGGACCGACGGGCAATCTGGAGGTAACAAAGCTTGGCACCGAGACCATCTTGCCTGTCTGCTCGCCAGATTATGCGCAAAAACATGGCCTGAAGACACCAGAGGATATGCAACACGCCACTTTGCTTTGCGGCGACATCCCCGAAGACTGGCCCGCCTGGTTCAAGGCCGCCAAGTGCCAGCAGCCTCCGAACATGGGCCCACGCCTTGGCGATGATGCCGCCATCCTGCAAGCAGCGGTGGAGCATCAGGGCGTTGCCCTTGGTCGCTCATTGCTGGTGGCAGATGACATTGCAGCAGGGCGGCTGATGGCCCCGTTCGATATCAGCCTTGATGCCAGCTATGCCTATTGGTTCGTCAGGCCCAAAACCAGTGCACCGTCTGAAGCAATGATCGCGGTAAAAGCATGGCTCATCGATCAGTTCTGCAAGATGTGA
- a CDS encoding response regulator, which produces MSKILCIEDNSDLRTDLVEEIAEAGYDVLEACDGQEGLEMILEHKPDLVISDITMPRKNGWQLVADLRENHPEFDGLPVVYLTALSDEKDMSKGLDQGACGYFTKPIDYDQLLDKLEELL; this is translated from the coding sequence ATGTCGAAAATACTATGTATTGAAGACAATTCTGACCTTCGTACCGATCTTGTCGAAGAAATTGCCGAGGCTGGTTATGATGTTCTGGAAGCATGTGATGGTCAGGAAGGCCTGGAAATGATCCTTGAGCATAAACCCGACCTGGTTATCAGCGACATTACAATGCCACGGAAAAACGGTTGGCAGCTTGTTGCAGACCTGCGTGAGAACCATCCCGAATTCGACGGCCTTCCTGTGGTCTATCTGACGGCACTTTCAGATGAAAAGGACATGTCCAAAGGGCTGGATCAAGGTGCTTGTGGCTATTTTACGAAACCGATCGATTATGATCAATTGCTGGATAAGCTTGAGGAGCTTTTGTGA
- a CDS encoding MHYT domain-containing protein: protein MDFGLDILGIRFLTGNLDLMIPYAARYSIPLVLLSYLFAFAGSFAGLTVCGQIQMASKRNERLLWLGLGAAAMGCAVWSMHFVGMLAYQLPFSVAYALNQTLISAIPSIGASLVVLFLLSRETVSWKSILSGGAITGAGIGAMHFIGMDAMRANASMGYDPVLFAVSIAVAVVLAIIALSARTEIRKFFPQANTIWSNTIAAATMGVAISGMHYTAMLAVTFYEGSLCARPDQTIDGDIISLVGIGILFAFLMLVLFASVARRMTAKSALLSAIMNNSLDGIIVSDTYGKITLGNNAAKKMFGLEQDELTGRDFATLFMSNNSEAREEKISSIFDGDIDSMASAGQTVEVIGHRLDGTRFPAEVGLVKVPLEDESVISATIRDITPRRALEQAQRQAYSEVSTALQQQTELNESQRQFIAMASHEFRTPLAVIDSSVRRLLRKKDNLTTEELLKRTGRITSAVTRLIALMESTLSSSRLDSGKLEISLSPCDITSIVNEACIRQQDVTPDRQIIRDLTDFPSEIQADATALDQIITNLLSNAVKYSPDASDIIVKGWSDENNAFVSVRDFGLGIDEEDQKQLFTRFFRAKTAEGIEGTGIGLHLAKGLIEEHDGTLEVTSKIGEGSTFTITLPAAS, encoded by the coding sequence ATGGATTTTGGATTAGATATACTTGGTATTCGATTCCTGACAGGTAATCTGGATTTGATGATCCCGTATGCCGCAAGATATTCCATCCCACTGGTTCTACTGTCATATCTGTTCGCATTTGCAGGCTCTTTTGCAGGACTGACCGTATGCGGTCAGATCCAGATGGCCAGCAAACGCAACGAAAGATTGTTGTGGCTCGGACTTGGGGCTGCGGCAATGGGGTGCGCCGTCTGGTCCATGCATTTCGTCGGCATGCTCGCCTATCAGCTGCCCTTTTCTGTTGCATATGCATTAAACCAGACACTGATTTCTGCCATTCCATCAATCGGTGCCAGTCTGGTTGTCCTGTTCCTACTCAGTCGCGAAACAGTCAGTTGGAAATCCATCCTGTCAGGAGGCGCGATTACAGGTGCCGGAATCGGAGCAATGCATTTCATCGGCATGGATGCAATGCGTGCAAATGCATCCATGGGATATGATCCTGTGCTTTTTGCCGTGTCGATTGCCGTAGCGGTGGTATTGGCGATTATTGCTCTGTCCGCCCGAACAGAAATCAGGAAATTTTTCCCGCAAGCCAATACCATATGGTCGAATACTATAGCGGCAGCCACTATGGGCGTCGCCATCTCGGGAATGCATTATACCGCAATGCTGGCCGTGACCTTCTATGAAGGATCCTTGTGCGCGCGCCCTGATCAGACCATTGACGGCGATATCATATCTCTGGTCGGCATCGGAATATTGTTCGCATTTCTGATGCTTGTCCTTTTTGCCTCGGTCGCACGCAGAATGACGGCCAAATCCGCCTTGCTTTCCGCGATCATGAATAACAGTCTGGACGGAATTATTGTTTCAGACACCTATGGAAAAATCACTCTCGGCAACAATGCCGCAAAGAAAATGTTCGGTCTTGAACAGGATGAGTTGACAGGTCGGGATTTTGCTACCCTGTTTATGTCGAACAATTCCGAGGCCAGAGAGGAGAAGATATCTTCGATCTTCGACGGTGACATAGACTCCATGGCCTCGGCAGGGCAAACTGTGGAAGTGATCGGGCATCGTCTGGATGGCACACGGTTTCCTGCCGAAGTCGGTCTGGTGAAAGTGCCTCTTGAAGACGAAAGTGTGATATCTGCTACCATTCGCGATATTACACCCAGAAGAGCGCTCGAACAGGCTCAGAGGCAAGCCTATTCGGAAGTCTCCACTGCCTTGCAGCAACAAACCGAACTGAACGAATCCCAGCGACAATTCATTGCAATGGCCTCCCATGAATTCAGGACACCACTGGCAGTGATCGACTCCTCAGTTCGTCGATTGCTGCGTAAAAAAGACAATTTGACAACGGAAGAATTGCTGAAGCGGACGGGCAGGATCACTTCAGCTGTCACTCGCCTGATCGCATTGATGGAGAGTACATTGTCAAGCTCACGGCTCGATTCAGGCAAGCTTGAAATTTCTCTGTCTCCCTGTGACATCACCTCCATTGTCAATGAGGCTTGTATTCGTCAGCAGGACGTTACCCCAGACCGGCAAATAATCCGCGATCTGACGGATTTTCCATCAGAAATACAGGCTGATGCTACCGCATTAGACCAGATTATCACCAATCTCCTGTCCAATGCCGTAAAATACTCGCCTGATGCGAGCGACATTATTGTCAAAGGCTGGAGCGATGAGAACAATGCCTTTGTTTCGGTCCGTGATTTTGGCCTTGGCATTGACGAAGAGGATCAAAAACAATTGTTTACCCGATTCTTTCGGGCCAAAACCGCCGAGGGAATAGAAGGCACCGGCATCGGTCTGCATCTGGCAAAAGGCCTTATTGAAGAGCATGATGGAACTCTTGAGGTCACAAGCAAGATCGGCGAAGGCAGCACTTTCACCATAACCTTGCCTGCCGCGAGTTAG
- a CDS encoding cache domain-containing protein, translated as MLLSRLTLFWKISIPAFILFFFMMALTALNLNELWHTMQEERVTGLKHIIQSAKTAVTVVQKQEKAGLFSRQEAQIRAKAALEQIRYDDGVGYVFVFHKDGTNLVHPNKALQGTNLLNVKDSRGNYITRDLITLSEQGGGRYTYLWEKPNGGTPIEKISWVEAIPEWQWVLGTGIYTDDLKAAFHVHAAKTIGLTIFAFAFAGFVSYLVIQSISKPMGELIRNMGQLAAGESNIAVEGLRRQDEVGRMARAIRIFIANENHRKTLEGQLQQTMNEVRFNRDLLINAVDVINDGIIIFDESDRLILANRLMLELYPSLSEHLEKKSTITELGIEELPSPGLTGKDEFEPSPSYSCEKELHNDKWYRIEKSRTLDGGSIAVFSNITEYKKQNVKLQGQTSELVKLLQKEMALAETQREFVTMASHEFKTPLTIINGNIRRIEKRVEDITPDRLLERTANIQNAVQRMQFLIERFMSFSSDEIEGVKIQAKSINLQHCLKQLCEGYCEAEEDAVIHCNVDNLPEEFLADEVLLNQCLSNIILNAVKYSAPRSPVRVEGQVDDKYVTITVQDQGVGIAEDELPSIFKKYFRASSGLSRAGTGIGLHFAKMVLDEHGGNIKVESTLGKGSCFNILLPASLIGAQDENTSNLTKQAS; from the coding sequence ATGTTGCTTTCTCGATTGACGCTGTTTTGGAAAATTTCCATACCGGCTTTTATTCTATTCTTCTTCATGATGGCCCTGACTGCTCTGAATTTGAACGAGCTCTGGCATACAATGCAGGAAGAACGCGTCACAGGATTGAAACATATCATCCAATCCGCCAAAACAGCCGTCACCGTTGTCCAAAAGCAGGAAAAAGCAGGACTCTTCTCACGTCAAGAAGCCCAAATCCGCGCCAAGGCCGCACTGGAGCAGATCCGCTATGATGACGGCGTCGGCTATGTGTTTGTCTTTCACAAAGACGGCACCAATCTGGTACATCCAAACAAGGCCTTGCAGGGCACCAATCTTTTGAATGTCAAGGATTCGCGTGGCAATTATATTACACGTGATCTGATAACCCTGTCAGAACAGGGTGGAGGGCGTTATACTTATCTTTGGGAGAAACCCAACGGCGGCACCCCCATCGAGAAAATCAGCTGGGTGGAAGCCATCCCTGAATGGCAATGGGTATTGGGCACGGGCATCTATACTGACGATCTGAAAGCCGCCTTCCACGTCCATGCCGCCAAGACAATCGGCCTGACCATTTTCGCCTTTGCCTTTGCCGGTTTCGTGTCCTATCTGGTGATCCAATCCATTTCCAAACCCATGGGCGAGTTGATCCGCAATATGGGTCAATTGGCTGCAGGTGAGAGTAACATCGCGGTCGAAGGCCTGAGGCGACAGGATGAAGTGGGAAGAATGGCTCGAGCCATTCGGATTTTCATCGCAAATGAGAACCATCGCAAGACTCTCGAAGGCCAATTGCAACAAACGATGAATGAAGTCAGATTCAACCGCGATCTACTCATAAATGCAGTCGATGTCATCAATGACGGCATCATCATTTTTGATGAAAGTGATCGACTGATCCTTGCCAATCGACTGATGCTGGAGCTCTATCCTTCCCTTTCCGAACATCTGGAGAAAAAATCCACAATAACCGAACTCGGAATAGAAGAGCTCCCCTCCCCTGGCCTGACCGGCAAGGATGAATTCGAGCCGTCACCTTCCTACAGCTGCGAAAAAGAGCTGCATAATGACAAATGGTATCGGATTGAAAAGTCCCGCACGTTGGATGGCGGTTCCATTGCCGTCTTCTCCAATATCACGGAATACAAGAAGCAGAATGTTAAGCTGCAAGGCCAGACATCGGAGCTGGTAAAGCTTTTGCAGAAGGAAATGGCACTCGCTGAAACGCAACGCGAATTCGTCACCATGGCCTCTCATGAATTCAAGACACCGCTAACTATCATCAATGGAAATATTCGCCGCATTGAAAAGCGGGTAGAAGACATAACACCAGACCGGCTACTGGAGCGCACCGCCAACATTCAAAATGCTGTGCAACGCATGCAATTTCTCATCGAACGCTTCATGTCCTTCTCCAGTGACGAAATCGAGGGTGTCAAAATTCAAGCCAAGTCAATCAATTTGCAACATTGCCTCAAACAGCTTTGCGAGGGCTATTGTGAGGCAGAGGAAGATGCTGTCATTCATTGCAATGTAGACAATCTGCCAGAAGAGTTCCTCGCAGATGAAGTCTTGCTCAATCAGTGCCTGTCAAACATCATTCTCAACGCCGTGAAATATTCAGCCCCCCGCTCTCCAGTAAGAGTTGAAGGGCAAGTCGATGACAAATACGTCACCATCACGGTTCAAGATCAGGGCGTCGGCATTGCCGAGGATGAATTACCCAGTATTTTCAAGAAATATTTCCGCGCCTCTTCCGGGCTCAGCCGCGCTGGCACCGGCATCGGATTGCATTTTGCAAAGATGGTGCTGGACGAGCACGGCGGCAACATCAAAGTGGAAAGCACCCTTGGCAAAGGATCCTGTTTCAACATCCTGCTACCTGCTTCGCTCATAGGGGCGCAGGATGAGAATACATCCAATCTGACAAAGCAAGCATCATAG
- a CDS encoding response regulator: MNEKILCVEDEQLILDDIADELEDNGYEVIKANNGKEAIEILKYDYVDLILSDVMMPLIDGYKLLELVRERLPQHDETPFIYLTAKSSREDEIRAKSLGVDDFIRKPIDYDLLLATLKARLARNRKIKETNESRLKKIYYSMKEDQGFKEPLSISIVAKSHDFVSPIESALNQLGCLVEFISESHLKVRKDSIQQNDLCFMVYSKIVHYYLSGMINQKTTHNRGRTVLMCNGQTDENLKSAFTEQGIGTIIEHPYPPVEIFKTVLDATRNKAR; encoded by the coding sequence ATGAATGAAAAAATTCTCTGTGTTGAAGATGAACAGCTCATTTTGGATGATATCGCCGATGAGCTGGAAGACAATGGCTATGAGGTCATCAAGGCTAACAATGGCAAGGAAGCCATTGAGATACTGAAATATGATTATGTCGATCTCATTCTCTCCGATGTCATGATGCCGCTGATTGATGGCTACAAGCTTTTGGAGCTGGTTCGCGAAAGATTACCCCAGCATGATGAGACACCTTTCATCTACCTGACTGCCAAATCCTCGCGCGAGGACGAGATCAGGGCCAAGAGTCTCGGAGTAGATGACTTCATTCGAAAACCAATTGATTATGACCTGCTTCTCGCAACACTGAAAGCAAGATTGGCACGAAACAGGAAGATCAAGGAGACCAACGAGTCCCGGCTGAAGAAGATTTACTATTCCATGAAAGAAGATCAGGGTTTCAAGGAGCCGTTGAGCATCTCAATCGTGGCAAAATCACATGACTTTGTCAGTCCCATTGAAAGCGCCTTGAACCAGCTTGGTTGCCTCGTGGAGTTCATATCGGAATCCCATCTCAAAGTGCGTAAGGACAGCATACAGCAAAATGACCTTTGCTTCATGGTCTATAGTAAGATCGTGCATTATTATCTCAGTGGAATGATCAACCAGAAAACCACTCATAACCGGGGTCGAACAGTGCTGATGTGCAATGGTCAAACCGATGAAAATCTGAAAAGTGCCTTCACCGAGCAAGGCATCGGCACCATCATTGAACATCCATACCCACCGGTTGAAATTTTCAAAACGGTACTGGATGCCACCAGAAACAAGGCACGTTGA
- a CDS encoding LysR substrate-binding domain-containing protein: MARNLPPLSAIRVFDAAARHSSFTAASTELGMTQAAVSYQIKILEERVGAALFERVARGVQLTKVGRRLFQQSSAALDILSDAYSDAQGTNAGTLSISVIPTFATSFLAQRIGTFHMAHSDIAVRMEVGETLVDFATSEFDAAIRGGYGEWNGLCSHLLIPAVFTPMLSPKLIDEAGELSSPEDLLKLPILSEGDAWWRHWLSLVGLNDAAIVSSSEKHFAPQIVEAGAAVAGHGVAMLTPTFFQSELESGLLVQPFEQVGYDGCGYWLVYPESRRNAVKIKRFRSWLESETAQFRDR, encoded by the coding sequence ATGGCTCGAAACCTTCCTCCTTTGAGTGCAATTCGTGTGTTTGATGCAGCCGCCCGACACAGCTCTTTTACGGCCGCATCCACGGAGTTGGGTATGACGCAAGCTGCAGTCAGCTATCAGATCAAGATTTTGGAAGAGAGGGTGGGGGCGGCCCTGTTTGAGCGCGTTGCGCGTGGTGTGCAGCTCACCAAAGTTGGTCGCAGATTGTTTCAGCAATCTTCTGCTGCGCTCGATATTCTGTCAGATGCCTATAGTGACGCCCAAGGAACCAATGCGGGTACATTGTCGATCAGTGTCATTCCAACCTTTGCGACCAGTTTTCTGGCTCAGAGAATTGGAACGTTTCATATGGCGCATTCTGACATTGCCGTGAGGATGGAAGTTGGGGAAACGTTGGTAGATTTTGCGACCAGCGAGTTTGATGCCGCTATCCGCGGTGGTTATGGCGAATGGAATGGATTGTGCAGTCATCTTCTGATTCCAGCGGTATTCACTCCCATGCTTTCGCCCAAACTTATTGATGAAGCGGGTGAGCTTTCTTCGCCTGAAGATCTGCTGAAATTACCCATCCTATCTGAAGGGGATGCCTGGTGGCGGCACTGGCTGTCTTTGGTCGGGTTGAATGATGCTGCCATTGTTTCTTCTTCGGAGAAGCATTTTGCGCCTCAGATCGTGGAGGCTGGTGCGGCGGTAGCCGGACATGGTGTGGCGATGCTGACACCGACCTTCTTTCAAAGCGAGCTGGAAAGCGGACTTCTGGTTCAGCCCTTCGAGCAGGTTGGCTATGATGGCTGCGGATATTGGCTGGTCTATCCCGAGAGCCGTCGCAACGCGGTCAAGATCAAACGATTTCGATCTTGGCTGGAAAGTGAAACAGCACAATTTCGGGATCGCTGA
- a CDS encoding sigma-54-dependent transcriptional regulator, with amino-acid sequence MQAHAEFKDKDAEGDAPEFGPWLSQASILIVDDEPGMRNFLVKTLSPRCRRVVEACNVEEASRHLDSNQFDVVILDNIMPGKSGVEWLNEQRNIGFFADAILITAFADLETAIQALRAGAVDFVLKPFRSNQILNAVARCLDRLHLQKENFLLRHELLSETNETLKRSRIIGQSPALQQVRETLARVAPMPTSVLITGESGTGKGVAARMLHSVSDRAEKPFVPVNCAAIPSEMIESELFGHLKGAFTGADTRRDGLFLYANEGTLFLDEVGELPLPMQSKLLRVIEDKKIRPLGSEREIPINVRFVFATNVDLAKAVEEGKFRADLFYRMNVVNVDMPPLRERKGDVVELAEMFMHKLSRDLGVPALSLEAPIRHGLTNYDWPGNVRELRNLIERSLILGEFPSEFDNEEGEDTGANENSLKSVERRHILSVLEACGGNRAEAARRLGISRKTIDRKCEQWNV; translated from the coding sequence ATGCAGGCTCACGCAGAATTCAAAGATAAAGACGCTGAAGGTGACGCCCCGGAATTTGGCCCTTGGTTGTCTCAAGCCTCCATACTCATTGTCGATGATGAACCCGGCATGCGAAATTTTCTGGTCAAGACATTGAGCCCCCGGTGTCGTCGGGTGGTAGAGGCCTGTAACGTTGAGGAAGCATCCCGGCATCTGGATAGCAACCAATTCGATGTGGTTATTCTGGATAACATCATGCCCGGCAAATCCGGCGTGGAATGGCTCAACGAGCAGCGCAACATCGGCTTTTTTGCAGATGCCATCCTGATCACAGCCTTTGCCGATCTGGAGACAGCCATACAAGCGCTGCGGGCGGGGGCGGTGGATTTTGTACTGAAACCGTTTCGATCAAATCAGATTCTAAACGCCGTAGCGCGATGTCTTGATAGACTTCACTTGCAAAAAGAGAATTTTCTGCTTCGTCACGAATTGCTTTCAGAAACGAACGAAACACTGAAGCGCAGCCGAATTATCGGCCAATCTCCGGCCCTGCAACAGGTTCGGGAAACCCTCGCCCGCGTAGCTCCCATGCCCACATCCGTGCTGATCACGGGGGAATCAGGAACCGGGAAAGGAGTTGCCGCCCGCATGCTTCATTCCGTCTCCGACCGCGCAGAGAAACCATTTGTTCCGGTAAATTGTGCAGCCATTCCCTCCGAAATGATCGAGAGCGAGCTGTTCGGACATCTCAAGGGGGCTTTCACCGGTGCAGATACCCGACGCGATGGTTTATTCCTTTACGCCAACGAAGGCACTCTTTTTCTCGATGAAGTTGGAGAATTGCCCTTGCCCATGCAGAGCAAGCTGTTGCGAGTGATCGAGGACAAGAAAATCCGCCCCTTGGGATCTGAGCGCGAAATCCCGATCAATGTGCGTTTTGTCTTTGCGACAAATGTTGATTTGGCCAAAGCGGTTGAAGAAGGAAAGTTCAGAGCGGATCTTTTCTATCGAATGAATGTGGTGAACGTTGATATGCCGCCCTTACGCGAGCGCAAAGGCGATGTCGTAGAATTAGCCGAAATGTTCATGCACAAGCTTTCACGCGATCTGGGTGTACCCGCATTATCGCTTGAAGCTCCCATACGCCATGGCCTCACCAACTATGACTGGCCAGGAAATGTACGCGAATTACGAAATCTCATCGAGAGATCGCTGATTTTGGGAGAATTCCCGTCTGAGTTTGACAACGAGGAAGGGGAAGATACAGGCGCAAACGAAAACTCTCTGAAGTCGGTCGAGCGACGCCATATCCTATCTGTGCTGGAAGCATGTGGAGGCAATCGAGCAGAGGCAGCACGTCGCCTTGGAATTTCTCGTAAAACCATCGACCGCAAATGCGAACAATGGAATGTCTGA